A stretch of Electrophorus electricus isolate fEleEle1 chromosome 3, fEleEle1.pri, whole genome shotgun sequence DNA encodes these proteins:
- the med8 gene encoding mediator of RNA polymerase II transcription subunit 8 isoform X1, whose translation MQQREEKQLEASVESLISRVAHLKNSLQSFIYKLENEYDRLTWPSVLDNFALLSGQLNTVNKLLRNEKTPSYRNQVIIPLLLSPDRDEELAKLTEQRVPVFSHEIVPDHLRTKPDPEVEEQEKQLSSEATRIGPDVAQKQIQALNKLCSSLLEKLNNPRDDRDAETAAMRQNKPSFNPADTNALVAAVGFGKGLSKCRPPGPVAQGHPGQPMMTGGPTLQQVTISGTSGHQAGMGASVTQQPGQPGKIPSSIKTNIKSASASLHPYNR comes from the exons ATGCAG CAAAGGGAAGAGAAACAGCTGGAGGCGTCCGTCGAGTCTTTGATTTCTCGGGTGGCGCACCTGAAGAATTCTCTGCAGAGTTTCATCTACAAGTTGGAGAATGAATATGACCGGCTGACGTG GCCATCAGTCCTGGATAACTTTGCCCTTTTGTCGGGGCAGCTGAATACTGTTAACAAACTGTTACGCAACGAGAAGACTCCGTCCTACCGCAACCAGGTGATCATTCCGTTGTTATTGTCCCCAGACCGGGATGAAGAGTTGGCC AAACTTACGGAACAGAGGGTGCCCGTGTTCAGTCATGAAATTGTTCCCGATCACCTCAGGACAAAACCCGACCCGGAGGTTGAGGAGCAGGAAAAACAACTGAGCTCCGAGGCCACCCGGATCGGCCCCGACGTGGCTCAA aaacagatcCAGGCGCTGAATAAACTGTGCTCAAGCCTTCTGGAGAAGCTCAACAACCCTCGAGATGATCGTGACGCTGAAACTGCAG CTATGCGTCAAAACAAGCCGTCGTTCAACCCGGCCGACACCAACGCCTTGGTAGCGGCTGTTGGGTTCGGGAAGGGGCTGTCCAAATGCAGGCCCCCGGGCCCCGTGGCCCAGGGGCACCCGGGACAGCCCATGATGACGGGAGGACCCACCCTGCAGCAGGTCACCATTTCTGGCACCTCTGGGCACCAGGCGGGCATGGGGGCATCAGTGACACAACAGCCCGGGCAACCTG GGAAAATACCGAGCAGCATTAAGACGAACATCAAGTCGGCCTCTGCTTCCCTGCACCCTTACAATCGGTGA
- the med8 gene encoding mediator of RNA polymerase II transcription subunit 8 isoform X2, with amino-acid sequence MQQREEKQLEASVESLISRVAHLKNSLQSFIYKLENEYDRLTWPSVLDNFALLSGQLNTVNKLLRNEKTPSYRNQKLTEQRVPVFSHEIVPDHLRTKPDPEVEEQEKQLSSEATRIGPDVAQKQIQALNKLCSSLLEKLNNPRDDRDAETAAMRQNKPSFNPADTNALVAAVGFGKGLSKCRPPGPVAQGHPGQPMMTGGPTLQQVTISGTSGHQAGMGASVTQQPGQPGKIPSSIKTNIKSASASLHPYNR; translated from the exons ATGCAG CAAAGGGAAGAGAAACAGCTGGAGGCGTCCGTCGAGTCTTTGATTTCTCGGGTGGCGCACCTGAAGAATTCTCTGCAGAGTTTCATCTACAAGTTGGAGAATGAATATGACCGGCTGACGTG GCCATCAGTCCTGGATAACTTTGCCCTTTTGTCGGGGCAGCTGAATACTGTTAACAAACTGTTACGCAACGAGAAGACTCCGTCCTACCGCAACCAG AAACTTACGGAACAGAGGGTGCCCGTGTTCAGTCATGAAATTGTTCCCGATCACCTCAGGACAAAACCCGACCCGGAGGTTGAGGAGCAGGAAAAACAACTGAGCTCCGAGGCCACCCGGATCGGCCCCGACGTGGCTCAA aaacagatcCAGGCGCTGAATAAACTGTGCTCAAGCCTTCTGGAGAAGCTCAACAACCCTCGAGATGATCGTGACGCTGAAACTGCAG CTATGCGTCAAAACAAGCCGTCGTTCAACCCGGCCGACACCAACGCCTTGGTAGCGGCTGTTGGGTTCGGGAAGGGGCTGTCCAAATGCAGGCCCCCGGGCCCCGTGGCCCAGGGGCACCCGGGACAGCCCATGATGACGGGAGGACCCACCCTGCAGCAGGTCACCATTTCTGGCACCTCTGGGCACCAGGCGGGCATGGGGGCATCAGTGACACAACAGCCCGGGCAACCTG GGAAAATACCGAGCAGCATTAAGACGAACATCAAGTCGGCCTCTGCTTCCCTGCACCCTTACAATCGGTGA